In Serratia liquefaciens ATCC 27592, the genomic stretch CAAGTGCGGCAACGACGCAGCGGCGTGAAAGATGACGGGTATCACCAGAGCGCAGGCGGAGACGCGAGAATGGCGATATCTGAAGTGCAATCGCCCAGGGAAGGCGCGGTAAAAACGCTGACGGAGCATCCATTGATGCTGTCGGTAAATGGCGAAAATATTCATACCTGGGTGATGGCGGATACGCCTCTGTTATTGGTGTTACGCAACGATTTGGCGCTCAATGGCCCAAAGTACGGCTGCGGCCTCGGAGAGTGCGGCGCATGCACCGTATTGGTTGACGGCATTGCCGCACGCTCCTGCGTGATCCCGGCTCTGGGTGTGACCGGCCGTGAGGTCACCACGCTGGAAGGGCTGGGCGATCGCCAACATCTGCATCCGGTCCAGCGCGCTTTTATTGAGGAACAGGCGGCGCAGTGCGGTTATTGCCTGAACGGCATGATCATGACCACCAAAGCCCTGTTGGATCGAAATCCCTCGCCCAGTGACACAGAAATCCGTCAGGCACTGTCCGGCAATCTGTGTCGTTGCGGCACCCATATCGAAATCCTGCGTGCGGTTCAGCGCGCTATCACTCTGTATCGCAACGAGGAAACCTCGTCCCATGACTGATACCCACTCCTCATTGCCGAGTCAG encodes the following:
- a CDS encoding (2Fe-2S)-binding protein, with amino-acid sequence MAISEVQSPREGAVKTLTEHPLMLSVNGENIHTWVMADTPLLLVLRNDLALNGPKYGCGLGECGACTVLVDGIAARSCVIPALGVTGREVTTLEGLGDRQHLHPVQRAFIEEQAAQCGYCLNGMIMTTKALLDRNPSPSDTEIRQALSGNLCRCGTHIEILRAVQRAITLYRNEETSSHD